In Maniola hyperantus chromosome 20, iAphHyp1.2, whole genome shotgun sequence, the following are encoded in one genomic region:
- the LOC117991626 gene encoding uncharacterized protein, translating to MEKLRLEFVVKKSMDDPKSNVICLTSITNNNRTFLMPEEFQPAKLHDTLIKTQTFQKVKTTLQKRNDRRQVWFTLTPEICGTYIDEDGNMQFKGYLLEESTQETRTLPSTSGISEEALTRILENFAEKKNSSKSDNIKKLTEKIVLEKFNNKMSNVSQWMAIFESECIRVGIEEDTKKIEALRLFLEDSCLDWYSSRLIKCTVNSEWSTWKENFCETYADRGWSPVRYAMLFKYRQGSLLEYALKKEKLLLEVNKSMDNTTLIDLIATGLPNFIADKINRTSLKETKDLFNNIRGLEHLVNKKNSGIKMKGLENKIKDRDGSYKPCRICEKENKGNRYHSESLCWYKNKNNDKQKRDQIKTVNNSELETELNEINPKN from the coding sequence ATGGAGAAGTTAAGATTGGAATTTGTTGTAAAAAAATCGATGGATGATCCGAAATCAAATGTCATCTGCTTAACatcaataactaataataatcgtACCTTCTTAATGCCGGAAGAATTCCAACCAGCAAAACTGCACGACACATTGATAAAAACTCAAACAtttcaaaaagtaaaaaccacACTACAAAAGAGAAATGATAGAAGACAAGTTTGGTTTACACTAACACCAGAGATATGTGGTACCTACATAGATGAAGATGGAAACATGCAGTTTAAAGGATATTTGCTAGAGGAATCAACACAAGAAACGCGGACACTGCCCTCTACTTCTGGAATTTCAGAAGAGGCTTTGACGAGAATCTTAGAGAATTTTGCTGAAAAAAAGAATTCATCGAAGTCCGACAATATAAAAAAGCTGACAGAAAAAATTGTATTAGAGAAATTCAATAATAAGATGTCAAATGTATCACAATGGATGGCTATTTTTGAATCAGAATGTATTCGTGTTGGTATAGAAGAAGACACTAAGAAAATTGAGGCCTTGAGATTATTCTTAGAAGATTCATGCCTCGATTGGTACAGTTCAAGACTCATAAAATGTACAGTAAACTCGGAATGGTCAACGTGGAAGGAAAACTTCTGTGAAACTTACGCAGACAGGGGATGGTCGCCAGTGAGATACGCAATGCTATTCAAATATAGACAAGGATCATTACTGGAATATGCTttgaaaaaggaaaaacttttattagaagttaataaatcaatggatAATACCACGTTAATTGATTTAATTGCCACCGGGCTCCCAAATTTTATTGCAGACAAAATCAATAGAACTAGCTTAAAGGAGACTAAGGATTTGTTTAATAATATCAGGGGCTTGGAACATCTAGTGAATAAAAAGAATTCGGGAATAAAAATGAAaggtttagaaaataaaattaaagaccgAGATGGAAGTTACAAACCATGCAGAATTTGTGAGAAAGAAAACAAAGGCAACCGTTATCACTCCGAATCTTTGTGTtggtataaaaacaaaaataatgataaacaaAAAAGAGATCAGATAAAAACAGTTAATAATTCAGAGTTAGAAACAGAATTAAACgaaataaatccaaaaaactAG